One Brachybacterium aquaticum genomic region harbors:
- a CDS encoding LacI family DNA-binding transcriptional regulator, which produces MTRIRLADVARAAGVSPSTASLALNGAEARLAEGTRELVLRTAAEIGYRPNSVARALRTRRTRTVGMVLDQIATTPFAGLMVKGAQDAARARGSMLLLVDADADRQVEREAISTLVDRQVDALVLACMWHREITVPELPVRTVLLNCRARGDARPAVVPDERQGARLATTALLEAGHRRIAYIDAQPDLVASPLRREAFLATMRGAGARVDPAWVRSAPIGPAGGDVLADLLSLPSTARPTAVFCFNDRIASGVFALARRRGLSVPRDLSVVGFDDQPFLASDLDPGLTTVALPHDAMGRWAIGRALDDRDGPRAREGEDPVHLMPCRLVTRSTIGPPGHDP; this is translated from the coding sequence ATGACGCGCATCCGTCTCGCCGATGTGGCACGAGCCGCCGGCGTCTCGCCCTCCACGGCCTCCCTCGCCCTCAACGGCGCCGAGGCGCGACTCGCCGAGGGCACCCGGGAGCTGGTCCTGCGCACCGCGGCGGAGATCGGGTACCGACCCAACTCCGTGGCCCGCGCGCTCCGCACCCGGCGCACGCGCACGGTCGGGATGGTCCTTGACCAGATCGCGACCACCCCCTTCGCCGGCCTCATGGTCAAGGGCGCGCAGGACGCGGCCCGGGCGCGCGGCAGCATGCTCCTGCTCGTCGACGCCGATGCCGATCGACAGGTGGAGCGCGAGGCGATCAGCACGCTCGTCGACCGCCAGGTCGATGCCCTGGTCCTCGCCTGCATGTGGCACCGGGAGATCACCGTCCCCGAGCTGCCCGTGCGGACGGTCCTCCTCAACTGCCGGGCGCGCGGCGACGCCCGCCCGGCCGTCGTGCCCGACGAGCGGCAGGGTGCCCGCCTCGCCACGACCGCCCTGCTCGAGGCCGGACATCGCCGCATCGCCTACATCGACGCCCAGCCCGACCTCGTCGCCTCGCCCCTCCGCCGGGAGGCCTTCCTCGCGACGATGCGCGGGGCGGGAGCGCGCGTGGACCCCGCTTGGGTGCGCAGCGCTCCGATCGGGCCCGCCGGCGGGGACGTGCTCGCGGACCTGCTCTCGCTCCCCTCGACGGCCCGGCCCACCGCGGTGTTCTGCTTCAACGACCGGATCGCGAGCGGCGTGTTCGCCCTCGCGCGTCGTCGCGGTCTCTCGGTGCCGCGGGACCTGTCCGTCGTCGGATTCGACGACCAGCCCTTCCTCGCCTCGGATCTCGATCCCGGGCTCACCACGGTCGCCCTGCCCCACGACGCGATGGGCCGATGGGCGATCGGACGCGCCCTCGACGACCGTGACGGGCCCCGGGCCCGTGAGGGCGAGGACCCCGTCCACCTCATGCCGTGCCGGCTGGTCACCCGATCGACGATCGGGCCGCCCGGGCACGACCCCTGA
- a CDS encoding glycoside hydrolase family 32 protein: protein MTHDLSRRGLLRAAGIGTVIAAGAAGTGGAARAAGDGSLRAVYHLTPSSGWLCDVQRPIVVDGETLVYHLHAAETAGPGGWDLATTRDGVTFEHHGPVLPIEGVEPVWSGSAVVDADGGAGYGDGAVIALATRLPEGEVGRQQQYLYRSVDGGRSFTREAEPVIPNVDAETAENPQELENAAWFRDPKVEWDPDRQEWVCVIGRQRYAAMYTSTDLHAWQLRRNFDYLVDPATDTDLGGIECPDLFRMRADDGTVHWVIGGSMDGHAAGEPMTFAYWVGDWDGELFTPASRTPQWLDHGYDWYSAVTWPDEQDPLGVRRAIAWMNNWKYAKREVPTSASDGYNGQASIVRELRLRREADGRYALVSTPLPAIAAGGGEAVVLSARDVTGVTPVPELAGTAYLLEIEMSWDEATNVGVSVGCSADGTRRVNIGVHRDYVYLDRGPADREECSFGEFRESRAPQDPAARSVRLQVFVDRQSVEVFVNEGHVVLSQQVYFREGDEGVALYADGGPARVATLRMTPL from the coding sequence ATGACCCATGACCTCTCACGCCGAGGGCTGCTGCGAGCCGCCGGGATCGGGACCGTGATCGCCGCCGGAGCCGCCGGGACCGGGGGAGCCGCGCGGGCTGCCGGCGACGGATCGCTCCGCGCGGTCTATCACCTCACCCCGTCATCCGGCTGGCTGTGCGACGTGCAGCGGCCGATCGTGGTGGACGGGGAGACCCTCGTTTACCACCTCCATGCCGCGGAGACCGCGGGGCCCGGCGGCTGGGACCTCGCCACGACACGGGACGGCGTCACCTTCGAGCATCACGGCCCCGTGCTCCCGATCGAAGGGGTCGAGCCGGTGTGGAGCGGCTCCGCGGTCGTCGACGCGGATGGCGGCGCCGGGTACGGCGACGGCGCCGTGATCGCGCTCGCCACCCGCCTGCCCGAGGGGGAGGTCGGCCGGCAGCAGCAGTACCTCTACCGGTCCGTCGACGGCGGGCGCAGCTTCACGCGCGAGGCGGAGCCGGTCATCCCCAACGTCGACGCGGAGACCGCCGAGAACCCGCAGGAGCTCGAGAACGCCGCCTGGTTCCGCGACCCGAAGGTCGAGTGGGACCCCGACCGCCAGGAGTGGGTGTGCGTGATCGGCCGGCAGCGCTATGCCGCGATGTACACGAGCACGGATCTCCACGCGTGGCAGCTGCGCCGCAACTTCGACTACCTCGTCGATCCCGCGACCGACACGGACCTCGGCGGCATCGAGTGCCCCGACCTGTTCCGCATGCGCGCCGATGACGGCACCGTCCACTGGGTCATCGGCGGCAGCATGGACGGCCATGCCGCCGGCGAGCCCATGACCTTCGCCTACTGGGTCGGGGACTGGGACGGCGAGCTGTTCACGCCGGCGTCGCGCACGCCGCAGTGGCTCGACCACGGCTACGACTGGTACTCCGCCGTGACCTGGCCCGATGAGCAGGACCCACTCGGCGTGCGGCGGGCGATCGCCTGGATGAACAACTGGAAGTACGCCAAGCGCGAGGTCCCGACCTCCGCGAGCGACGGCTACAACGGCCAGGCCTCGATCGTGCGCGAGCTCCGGCTGCGCCGCGAGGCGGACGGCCGGTACGCGCTCGTGAGCACCCCGCTCCCCGCGATCGCGGCCGGGGGAGGGGAGGCGGTCGTGCTCTCCGCGCGCGACGTCACGGGCGTGACGCCGGTGCCCGAGCTCGCCGGTACGGCCTACCTGCTCGAGATCGAGATGAGCTGGGACGAGGCGACGAACGTGGGCGTCTCCGTCGGCTGCAGCGCCGACGGCACCCGGCGCGTGAACATCGGGGTCCACCGCGATTACGTCTACCTGGACCGCGGCCCGGCGGATCGCGAGGAGTGCTCCTTCGGGGAGTTCCGGGAGTCCCGCGCCCCGCAGGACCCGGCCGCGCGCAGCGTGCGGCTGCAGGTGTTCGTGGACCGTCAGAGCGTCGAGGTCTTCGTGAACGAAGGGCACGTCGTGCTCTCGCAGCAGGTCTACTTCCGCGAGGGGGACGAGGGGGTCGCCCTCTACGCCGACGGCGGACCGGCCCGGGTGGCCACGCTGCGCATGACCCCGCTCTGA